The following are from one region of the bacterium genome:
- the rdgB gene encoding RdgB/HAM1 family non-canonical purine NTP pyrophosphatase — MTAPRLVLATRNAGKVREIAAVYEDLGARLSGLEDWPDVGELPEEADTYAENAASKALTAARATGLPALADDSGVEIDALGGGPGARSARLLGRSATDAARNAYVLERLTGLPPERRTARYRAVVAVATPDGRVETFEGVCEGAIAERPRGGGGFGYDPIFEIAGDGRTMAEVPAEVKNSISHRARALRAARTAVARVIAAGQERSRADAK; from the coding sequence GTGACCGCGCCGCGGCTCGTACTCGCGACCCGCAACGCGGGCAAGGTACGCGAGATCGCGGCCGTCTACGAGGACCTCGGGGCGCGCCTTTCGGGCCTCGAGGATTGGCCGGACGTCGGGGAGCTTCCGGAAGAGGCCGACACGTACGCGGAGAACGCGGCGAGTAAGGCCCTGACGGCCGCGCGCGCGACGGGGCTGCCGGCGCTCGCCGACGACTCTGGAGTGGAGATCGATGCTCTTGGCGGGGGGCCGGGGGCGCGCTCGGCCCGTCTCCTCGGTCGGAGCGCCACCGACGCCGCCCGCAACGCGTACGTCCTGGAGCGGCTGACCGGACTTCCACCGGAACGGCGCACCGCGCGCTACCGCGCCGTCGTGGCCGTGGCGACTCCGGACGGCCGTGTCGAGACGTTCGAAGGCGTGTGCGAGGGCGCGATCGCCGAGCGACCGCGCGGCGGCGGCGGCTTCGGGTACGATCCGATCTTCGAGATCGCCGGGGACGGCCGCACGATGGCGGAGGTCCCGGCCGAAGTGAAAAACAGCATCAGCCACCGCGCCCGTGCGCTGCGGGCCGCCCGCACAGCCGTCGCGCGCGTGATCGCGGCCGGGCAGGAGCGCTCGCGCGCCGACGCCA